A region from the Polaribacter sp. Hel1_33_78 genome encodes:
- the rpmA gene encoding 50S ribosomal protein L27 translates to MAHKKGVGSSKNGRESESKRLGVKIFGGQAAIAGNIIVRQRGTTHNPGENVYMGKDHTLHAKVDGVVEFRKKKDNRSYVSITPFEA, encoded by the coding sequence ATGGCACATAAAAAAGGAGTAGGTAGTTCGAAGAATGGTAGAGAATCAGAATCGAAACGTCTAGGAGTTAAAATATTTGGAGGACAAGCTGCAATTGCAGGAAATATTATTGTTCGTCAAAGAGGAACAACACACAATCCAGGAGAAAACGTTTACATGGGTAAAGATCATACTTTACATGCAAAAGTTGATGGAGTTGTTGAGTTCAGAAAGAAAAAGGATAATAGATCGTATGTATCTATTACGCCTTTTGAAGCTTAA
- a CDS encoding YeeE/YedE family protein codes for MDIILQPWPWYVGGPLIAISLLLYFYFGQNFGASKNFETLCTIAGAGKVSDYFKKDWKERDFALLFVIGLIIGGFISAVYLIPNQDIDLNPTTVQELIDLGFSNVGRQYFPDEIFGEEVFFSLKGFLILLISGLFIGFGTRYAGGCTSGHAITGLSSLQLPSLLAVIGFFIGGIVATWFIIPMLF; via the coding sequence ATGGATATTATATTACAACCTTGGCCTTGGTATGTTGGAGGGCCTTTGATTGCTATTTCGTTGTTATTATATTTTTATTTTGGTCAAAATTTTGGAGCTTCAAAAAACTTTGAAACTCTATGTACAATTGCTGGTGCAGGGAAAGTTTCTGACTACTTTAAAAAAGATTGGAAGGAACGAGATTTTGCATTGCTATTTGTTATTGGATTAATTATTGGTGGATTTATTTCTGCAGTATATTTAATTCCAAACCAAGATATAGATTTAAATCCAACAACAGTTCAAGAGTTAATAGATTTAGGATTTTCAAATGTCGGGAGACAATATTTTCCCGATGAAATTTTTGGAGAAGAGGTCTTCTTTTCTTTAAAAGGATTTTTAATTCTTTTAATTTCAGGCCTTTTTATTGGTTTTGGAACACGTTATGCAGGGGGCTGTACTTCTGGTCATGCAATTACAGGTTTAAGCAGTTTGCAATTACCGTCTTTATTGGCAGTAATTGGTTTTTTTATTGGGGGCATCGTTGCCACTTGGTTTATAATTCCTATGTTATTTTAA
- a CDS encoding YeeE/YedE thiosulfate transporter family protein, protein MKNIKFLILGIFFAIVLSKTQAISWYRFYEMFKFQSFHMFGVIGGAVLISMIFMQLFKYGKIKDINGNRIEPEQKKKGFIRTLVGGTFFGLGWGISGACAAPIFIILGFKLIPALILFFGTLLGAFIYGLLSKKLPN, encoded by the coding sequence ATGAAAAATATTAAATTTTTAATTTTAGGAATTTTCTTTGCAATCGTTTTAAGTAAAACTCAAGCTATTTCTTGGTATCGATTTTATGAGATGTTTAAATTTCAGTCTTTTCACATGTTTGGTGTAATTGGAGGAGCAGTTTTAATTTCTATGATTTTTATGCAGTTATTTAAATACGGAAAAATAAAAGATATTAATGGAAATAGAATTGAGCCAGAGCAGAAGAAAAAAGGTTTTATAAGGACTCTTGTTGGAGGAACTTTTTTTGGTTTAGGATGGGGTATTTCAGGAGCTTGTGCTGCGCCAATTTTTATTATTTTGGGGTTTAAATTAATTCCTGCTTTAATTTTATTCTTCGGGACACTTTTAGGAGCATTCATATATGGATTATTAAGTAAAAAATTACCAAATTAA
- the rplU gene encoding 50S ribosomal protein L21 yields the protein MYAIVEIAGQQFKLAKDQKVYVHRLQGEAGSKVTFDNVLLLDNEGSVVIGAPAIEGASVTAQILSHLKGDKVIVFKKKRRKGYQKKNGHRQYLSEIQIESIAVTGAKKSAKKVAAPKKEAAPKAEVKKASTDYSSMTVAELKAAAKEQGISGYTSLKKAELIDALTK from the coding sequence ATGTACGCAATCGTAGAGATAGCAGGGCAGCAATTTAAATTAGCAAAAGACCAGAAAGTATACGTTCACCGTTTGCAAGGAGAGGCAGGATCAAAAGTAACTTTTGATAATGTTCTTTTACTTGATAATGAAGGAAGTGTAGTGATTGGCGCCCCAGCTATAGAAGGAGCTTCAGTAACAGCTCAAATTCTAAGTCACTTAAAAGGTGATAAAGTAATCGTTTTCAAAAAGAAAAGAAGAAAAGGTTACCAAAAGAAAAATGGACACAGACAGTATTTAAGCGAGATTCAAATTGAATCTATCGCTGTTACTGGTGCTAAAAAATCAGCAAAAAAAGTAGCTGCTCCTAAAAAGGAAGCTGCTCCTAAAGCTGAAGTAAAAAAAGCCTCAACAGATTATAGTTCTATGACTGTTGCGGAATTAAAAGCAGCTGCGAAAGAGCAAGGTATCTCTGGATATACTTCTTTAAAGAAAGCTGAATTAATTGATGCTTTAACTAAATAA
- a CDS encoding 3-deoxy-D-manno-octulosonic acid transferase — translation MKVLYNFFVFATSQLLPIVALFNKKLKLFVEGRKESFSKIREIKNENVIWFHVASLGEFEQARPIMEELKKTHDRYKILVTFFSPSGYEVRKNYTLADVICYLPLDSKANARKFIKSVNPKFAIFIKYEFWPNLLNELKLKEIPTILVSGILRENQIFFKNYGGFMRKSLNAFCHFFVQDKNSKELLNSINFENVTIAGDTRFDRVSKILKQDNTIDFIDEFKDNQYTFIAGSTWQEDEELLVNYINNKASEKEKFIIAPHNMKQEAILELQKSINKRTVLYSTKAYKNLSEYSVFIIDTIGVLTKIYAAGDVAYVGGGLRTGLHNILEPATFGIPVVIGNKYNKFKEAVDLVGLKGCISIRNQGEFLRVLMKLKSDEEYRKSTGKINQKYIQENLGATKLIMDYLNTHL, via the coding sequence ATGAAAGTTTTATATAACTTTTTTGTTTTTGCTACCTCTCAGCTATTGCCAATAGTAGCTTTATTTAATAAAAAACTAAAACTTTTTGTTGAAGGAAGAAAAGAGAGTTTTTCAAAAATTAGGGAAATAAAAAACGAAAATGTTATTTGGTTTCATGTAGCTTCTCTTGGGGAGTTTGAACAAGCAAGACCCATTATGGAGGAATTAAAAAAAACACACGACCGGTATAAGATATTAGTTACTTTTTTTTCTCCTTCAGGATATGAAGTTCGTAAAAATTATACTTTAGCGGATGTTATTTGTTATTTGCCGTTAGATAGTAAAGCTAATGCAAGAAAGTTTATAAAAAGTGTAAATCCAAAATTTGCAATTTTTATAAAGTATGAATTTTGGCCAAATCTTTTAAATGAGTTAAAATTAAAAGAAATTCCAACCATTTTAGTTTCAGGTATTTTAAGGGAAAATCAGATTTTCTTTAAAAATTATGGTGGTTTTATGCGAAAATCGTTGAACGCCTTTTGTCATTTCTTTGTACAAGATAAAAATTCTAAAGAATTACTGAACTCTATCAACTTTGAGAATGTTACAATCGCTGGAGACACGCGTTTTGATAGAGTCTCAAAAATTTTAAAACAAGATAATACAATTGATTTTATTGATGAATTTAAAGATAATCAATACACATTTATAGCAGGTAGTACTTGGCAAGAAGATGAAGAGTTATTAGTAAATTATATTAATAATAAGGCATCAGAAAAGGAGAAATTTATTATTGCGCCTCATAATATGAAGCAAGAAGCTATTTTAGAATTGCAAAAATCTATCAATAAAAGAACTGTTTTATATTCAACCAAAGCTTATAAGAATTTATCAGAATACAGTGTTTTTATCATTGATACCATTGGTGTTTTAACCAAAATTTACGCAGCTGGAGATGTTGCTTATGTTGGTGGAGGTTTAAGAACCGGTTTGCATAATATTTTAGAGCCAGCAACTTTCGGAATTCCTGTGGTGATTGGAAATAAATACAATAAATTTAAGGAAGCTGTCGATTTGGTTGGTTTAAAAGGATGTATTTCTATCCGCAATCAAGGTGAGTTTTTAAGGGTTTTAATGAAGTTAAAATCGGATGAAGAATATAGAAAATCAACTGGTAAAATTAATCAGAAATATATTCAAGAAAATTTGGGAGCAACAAAATTAATTATGGATTATTTAAATACTCACTTGTAA